The following are from one region of the Salvia hispanica cultivar TCC Black 2014 chromosome 1, UniMelb_Shisp_WGS_1.0, whole genome shotgun sequence genome:
- the LOC125201950 gene encoding transcription factor bHLH94-like isoform X2, whose translation MSLEAVIYQQDPFIYGCIDYNYTTDLGVEEKVINVDQQSAIAYNWESSPPSSVALNTPEARPKRRRSKPSKNKEELETQRMTHIAVERNRRRQMNDYLAVLRSLMPPSYAQRGDQASIVGGAINFVKELEHQVQFMEAYKFRDGQQVRAVATCSDIFSNFFTFPQYSRPSSIAMNVAVERHSSIADIEVTKVESHASIKIQAKRKPKQLLKMVAEFQSFCLNILHLNITTVDQSVLYSFSVKVEDECQLSTVNEIATAVHEMIGRIQNESTSIA comes from the exons ATGAGTCTGGAAGCAGTGATATACCAGCAAGATCCATTCATCTATGGCTGCATAGATTACAACTACACTACTGATTTGGGGGTTGAAGAAAAGGTCATTAATGTTGATCAACAGAGTGCAATTGCTTATAATTGGGAGTCATCTCCGCCGTCTTCTGTTGCTCTTAACACACCGGAGGCACGCCCCAAGAGGCGGCGGAGCAAGCCCTCCAAGAACAAGGAGGAGCTCGAGACCCAAAGGATGACTCATATCGCCGTCGAGAGGAATCGTCGCCGCCAGATGAACGACTACCTCGCCGTCCTCCGCTCCTTGATGCCTCCTTCCTATGCTCAACgg GGAGATCAAGCATCAATTGTTGGTGGTGCAATCAATTTTGTGAAGGAACTTGAACACCAAGTTCAATTCATGGAAGCTTACAAGTTTAGGGATGGGCAACAAGTCAGAGCCGTGGCCACTTGTTCCGACATATTCTCGAATTTCTTCACTTTCCCTCAATACTCTAGGCCTTCAAGTATCGCGATGAACGTCGCGGTGGAGAGGCATTCGAGCATCGCGGATATCGAGGTGACTAAGGTGGAGAGTCATGCAAGCATTAAGATCCAGGCAAAGAGAAAGCCAAAGCAACTCCTCAAAATGGTGGCCGAATTTCAATCCTTTTGCCTCAACATTCTCCATCTTAACATCACAACCGTTGATCAATCGGTTCTATACTCTTTCAGTGTAAAG GTAGAAGACGAATGCCAACTAAGCACAGTGAATGAGATAGCCACAGCGGTGCACGAGATGATTGGAAGGATCCAAAATGAGTCTACATCTATAGCTTAG
- the LOC125201950 gene encoding transcription factor bHLH94-like isoform X1, translating into MSLEAVIYQQDPFIYGCIDYNYTTDLGVEEKVINVDQQSAIAYNWESSPPSSVALNTPEARPKRRRSKPSKNKEELETQRMTHIAVERNRRRQMNDYLAVLRSLMPPSYAQRGDQASIVGGAINFVKELEHQVQFMEAYKFRDGQQVRAVATCSDIFSNFFTFPQYSRPSSIAMNVAVERHSSIADIEVTKVESHASIKIQAKRKPKQLLKMVAEFQSFCLNILHLNITTVDQSVLYSFSVKVCSPRFISFFFPFLQAKEKKFKDYIMMDSKPRPISSCIRHSITRSTLTIEIVNGCIPYFISDSHHWQPLENYKQKRKKKCHCR; encoded by the exons ATGAGTCTGGAAGCAGTGATATACCAGCAAGATCCATTCATCTATGGCTGCATAGATTACAACTACACTACTGATTTGGGGGTTGAAGAAAAGGTCATTAATGTTGATCAACAGAGTGCAATTGCTTATAATTGGGAGTCATCTCCGCCGTCTTCTGTTGCTCTTAACACACCGGAGGCACGCCCCAAGAGGCGGCGGAGCAAGCCCTCCAAGAACAAGGAGGAGCTCGAGACCCAAAGGATGACTCATATCGCCGTCGAGAGGAATCGTCGCCGCCAGATGAACGACTACCTCGCCGTCCTCCGCTCCTTGATGCCTCCTTCCTATGCTCAACgg GGAGATCAAGCATCAATTGTTGGTGGTGCAATCAATTTTGTGAAGGAACTTGAACACCAAGTTCAATTCATGGAAGCTTACAAGTTTAGGGATGGGCAACAAGTCAGAGCCGTGGCCACTTGTTCCGACATATTCTCGAATTTCTTCACTTTCCCTCAATACTCTAGGCCTTCAAGTATCGCGATGAACGTCGCGGTGGAGAGGCATTCGAGCATCGCGGATATCGAGGTGACTAAGGTGGAGAGTCATGCAAGCATTAAGATCCAGGCAAAGAGAAAGCCAAAGCAACTCCTCAAAATGGTGGCCGAATTTCAATCCTTTTGCCTCAACATTCTCCATCTTAACATCACAACCGTTGATCAATCGGTTCTATACTCTTTCAGTGTAAAGGTATGTTCTCCGCGTTTtatctctttcttctttccttttttacaggcaaaagaaaagaaatttaaagacTATATAATGATGGACTCGAAACCTAGACCCATATCTTCGTGCATCAGGCACTCTATCACTAGGTCAACTCTTACTATTGAAATAGTTAATGGGTGTATACCTTATTTCATTTCAGATTCACATCACTGGCAGCCACTAGAAAATTAtaagcaaaaaagaaaaaaaaaatgtcactGTAGATGA